In Deltaproteobacteria bacterium, a single window of DNA contains:
- a CDS encoding YkgJ family cysteine cluster protein, producing the protein MRAARRDRDASALVAARAPARALARRGLAGAGASAARSSAALGRDPLRTDRAERARVGASARADCGRRARPQPGRAGAGLRAGAGRANRGPARAAPRAPARPAARSRGRAARARARAPVLARPGRPRRGRARARPARRADLDGDPAALHRRAPERGRRGRAGRLSARGGRAGAALHRGARSAARRAPHARGAGAGRVPHRRGADPRGARRIERVDRARLGAAGARRALGQARRAAGLLGPAAPGYGESLSENSGRPPAGLELPILGLPTANPCAGCGECCTYIATQIDDPSTFQQYENVYWYLTHENVAVYIDWEGDWYLEFQTRCSHLTEAKTCGIYVDRPLVCSEFSATDCEKNSGERGWKHYFRNFEDLLGFMQAKRPKAFARYAAKRRALLRARERSAASRPSRRSSRR; encoded by the coding sequence CTGCGCGCCGCTCGACGAGATCGCGACGCCAGCGCTCTGGTCGCGGCTCGCGCGCCCGCTCGAGCGCTCGCTCGTCGAGGTCTGGCAGGCGCTGGCGCTTCCGCCGCGCGCTCGTCCGCAGCTCTGGGTCGCGATCCACTACGGACGGATCGCGCTGAACGCGCACGCGTGGGAGCGAGTGCGCGCGCGGATTGCGGGCGTCGCGCCCGACCCCAACCTGGTCGAGCCGGCGCAGGGCTTCGCGCCGGGGCTGGCCGAGCGAATCGAGGCCCTGCGCGCGCGGCTCCGCGTGCGCCGGCTCGACCGGCGGCTCGATCTCGCGGCCGAGCGGCGCGAGCGCGCGCTCGCGCGCCTGTCCTCGCTCGACCCGGGCGACCTCGACGCGGGCGAGCTCGCGCGCGGCCCGCTCGACGAGCGGACCTGGACGGAGATCCTGCTGCCCTGCACCGGCGAGCGCCTGAGCGTGGACGGCGAGGCCGAGCCGGACGCCTGTCTGCGCGAGGCGGTCGCGCTGGAGCAGCGCTGCACCGAGGAGCTCGGTCTGCGGCTCGCCGCGCGCCGCACGCTCGCGGCGCCGGAGCTGGCCGCGTTCCTCACCGTCGAGGAGCGGATCCGCGCGGTGCTCGACGGATCGAGCGAGTGGACCGAGCTCGCCTCGGTGCGGCTGGAGCGCGTCGAGCACTGGGCCAAGCTCGACGTGCCGCGGGTCTTCTGGGGCCGGCCGCGCCTGGATACGGAGAGAGCTTGAGCGAGAATTCCGGGCGGCCTCCCGCGGGGCTCGAGCTTCCGATCCTGGGTCTGCCGACGGCGAATCCGTGCGCGGGCTGCGGCGAGTGCTGCACCTACATCGCGACGCAGATCGACGATCCGTCCACGTTCCAGCAGTACGAGAACGTCTACTGGTACCTGACCCACGAGAACGTCGCGGTGTACATCGACTGGGAAGGCGACTGGTATCTCGAGTTCCAGACCCGCTGCAGTCACCTGACCGAGGCGAAGACCTGCGGGATCTACGTCGATCGGCCGCTGGTCTGCTCCGAGTTCTCGGCGACCGACTGCGAGAAGAACTCCGGCGAGCGCGGCTGGAAGCACTACTTCCGGAACTTCGAGGACCTGCTCGGGTTCATGCAGGCCAAGCGCCCGAAGGCGTTCGCGCGCTACGCGGCCAAGCGCCGCGCGCTGCTCAGGGCGCGGGAGCGCTCGGCGGCTTCTCGGCCTTCTCGCCGTTCTTCTCGACGCTGA